In Vigna angularis cultivar LongXiaoDou No.4 chromosome 8, ASM1680809v1, whole genome shotgun sequence, the DNA window TATTGACATTACCTGtacaaataacaagaacaaatcATGCAAGCCAAAAGGTAATTTTTCAtacaacattaaatgttttaaacgtTGATGATCGTTAAGCATGTTGCgtgttcaaaatattttctcacaTCTTAGCatgttttaataaatgtatTGTTCGAAGGCAAATCGTTTGGTATGTTATGATATGATCTTTTAAGCCTTTTGTTTCAAAATGATGTCTAGCCTCAAGTACATCGTTTAGACATGTTTAAAAGAGCTTCTTTTCAGATGCTATAACTTTTGTTAAAGTGTTagatattttgttgaaaattttatagcATTTGACACCACATGTACCTTGTGCCTTGGATATGTTCGAGATATCAGATAATTATGCATCTTTTGATAACATTTAGTGTGTTATTCTGATATCCTAGATAGCTTGTCTTGACAAACACTTGATGACTTTCCATATTTGTATGTTTAACTTTTAAGCATCAACGATTACATAGATTGTGTTTCTATTGTATTTCATTTAAACAGAGTTAACTTCAagcattatattatttatttttatcttgttcGATATACTAGATATATTTCATCCAATATTATCCTTTAGTACATGTCATCACTAAACATTATATCTTATGATCAATATTTCGTCGagtgttgtttgttaaacttcaaaacataggtTGCTAGACAATCTAGTTTTTTTAAACAATCTTGTATCAACAcatctctcttttcttcaaagAAACCTAGGTCATCTTCTCTTCCACCTAAAAACCTAGTCATTGTCACCGACGATGACAATAATAGTTGGTGACTTTGTAACCGTTGGTGGTGCACCTCCTTCCTCACCATCCATACAGTGTAGCATTTTTATTCCCTCTATTTATGGCCATCTTCTCTATCAAAGCAAAGCAACTTAGCCCTAAAACCTTTGACCAAATTCGTTGCCTCACGATGTGCCTAATAACGTCGCTTGCACTGTCAACAACACTCCCCTTTCTCATCTTTTTTGCACACACTATCTTTGTCTTCCCCAACTTGAGATATGAAGCAGCGTCTCTTTTTCATGGCACCCCATCAGTATTGATGGCATACCCCTAGGCATGCCCAAAACAAATTCAAGATTAGTTGAAGTCATAGAagatgattaaatatgttttacgtatttataatatatatatatatatatatattaaaatacatttaacgTTGAAATTTTATCGagtaattgatatttttaactgaaaaattagaaaatttaatattttaaaataattaataaactgTTATTGTTCGAAGAGTCTTCGGCCGAGTACATATTAGATCATGTACTCGAGATGTTCACGAATACAGAGTAAAacacaagcaaagttttaaattgatttgAATGGAAAGATTTCTTTGAAATATATGTAAAGTTAGAATTTCAAATTGCTAGAATTTATATTagacttaaatatttaatcttattatttataaataattatacaaattaaattaatgttttttatataaatatttattttataaagcattAATGAGAGTATGAATTTTATAACGTCctgaaaacaaaattgaaaaaaagaaaagtgttaaAAGGAATGACTCCAAAAGGACAtgttttaatgaataaataatacatattcAAGTATTCTCTATTAAATTTGATTGATGCATTAAATAGTTGCACAACTTATCATAAATGCCTATTTTAATCAACGTCATAAATTCAATACAATTTGTGATTGAATAATTTTCCTACATATTATATAAGAATGAAACattttttccaaaattgcaAGAAATTATTGAGAAAAGATGATCTCAATCTCCAAAATTGGGTTGAtactttctttgattttaagAATACTTTCTCCTTTTCCATTGAAAGGAAGTGAGGGTGGAGTTGTAGAAGGTTATACTTTTCCTCCTGACAAAGTAGATATTCTAATatacaattttgtttcaaagaACTTGACAATTCATTGCAAAGACAAGCATCATGATCTTGGGATATACACATTGAATTATGAGGAAGcttataaatttagttttaaaccTAATTTCTTGAGGAAGGTTACTTTGTACTTTTGTAGTTTTAAATGGATTGGAGGAAGTCATTATTTTGACATTTATAACGAAGATAGAGATGATTGTAGTCAATGTGCATGGACGATATTCAAGAAAGGACCGTGTAAACATTATCCTAACTATGATGTTTGTTTTAAGTGGGAACATTAGAAAGTACCTCTCTAAGATGGTTTCCCAAAACTatagaaattatataataatataataaaataagtgaGGGAATTTTATGACATAAATGTTTTGATGAtgttctattattttattcctattttacttttgtttatcttattttatttattttttatctaataaatagaTACTTAtgccttttttttaatatcaacatcaaacaaatcacataatctcaattaaaattaatatacatgTCAAAAAACAGATATAAGTATAAAATTACTACTAGTTTcctttatttattctaaaattttggACTCAATTGCTTTAAGCTCTTTATCTGATATGATGTTCCAAAAACATGAAGAAAACTTATATTAATGTTCTGAGAACatatttataatcataatagAACAAAGATTTTTAGAGAACTACTAAAATTGCATACATGATTAAAGACATTTCATGCAATCAATATTAACTAAAAAGATAGAAATTGTacttattctattttaaaaattgattggTTAAACATCTTATTCATTGAAAGTGTGCTTTGATCTAAAAAGAGATAAAATGAGTTTAAAATTCTCAAAAGATAGTAGAAAAATTCTAGAGAAAAGACCGTAGAAAGGTAGAGagttttataaaaagaaaatttttttataatagagttttatttatgtttaacatcctttaataataaaatattaaaatgtcttaactaatttttaagttttcacaataaataagatatggatgatgaatgattatgttatggttatgaaatatatatatatatatatatatatatatatatatatatatatatatatatatatatatatatatataaatgattattaaatttgttaaataattaattcaaagtAAGTGTTAACTCGATAGAGAAAATTTGAATAACAAACATGTAGTAGATACGATTAatgttattaaaagaaattagaaacaattatattatattatgaattacTAATGtcttttgttgtattttattcaaaatgagtataaattaaatttaaatgatgaatagttAAAGATGTAAtgcaatttatttaattaactatacacacttagtttaattttaataagaacgaatgtaaattaaaatttaaaagttattaattggaagtaattaatttataaaataaaaaaaatatataaaccaatttattaataacatttaacagaattacatgattttaaaaataggtttaattgcttcctttgtccccagtttggttgaattgtgtcaaattcatccttatttttaaaaaagtttcattgtcgttctcacgtggtgtaaaagtttcattgtcgtcctcacgtggtgtaaaagtgtcaattgaatccaaacatagaaaaaatttgtgtcaaagtagtcatttttcctatatctctctgtgtcttcctttcatacaatcaagtacagatattcattttaccttaaaattttaaaatcaactttacacattaattttttttaattaatttgtttcaatttcaaataaaaaaattaagatcattttgaaataagagtgaataaaatattaattactttaatatatataaatatataatataaatgtcattacaattatttactttaatccacttctctttctctatcctttcttctcttctctgctTCCGTTCCCTACCAATGTCCTCAACGAGGTTCGGATTCTTCTTCTGCCATTGTCAAAGGCTCTTCCCAgcaccatcttcttcttcttcctttgcttTTTCACGCCCAAGACTCCTCTCTACCACTCCATATCCACTCCAATATGAACTCATTATCAACCGTCCATCTTACCCTCGCCCACCAACTGTTCGACCAATTGACTCACCCGAACCGGACGACCCAGCTTCCGAGACTCGCCCCCAACTCGACAAGGCCCAGAGGAAGTACTATAACAAGCGGAGGAAAAGGATGTACGGCTCCGATTCCGACCAAGAGGGCGCTGGGCGCCGTGACGAAGGGTTCGTGGAGTTGAAGCCCGAGGTGGTGGAATTCCCCACGCTGCACAAGAGGGAGGAAGAGTTGTACTTCCACGACGCGTTTACGTATCCCTGGGAGAAGGACAAGCATTACAAGATGGTTTATCAGTTGGAGAAGAAGTACTTTCCTGATCAGTCGCTTGACAAGGCCTTTCTCCAAGCGGGACAGTCAAATATCAATAGTGCAAATGTTGATGTTAAAGCAGATGGACGGGGTGAGGGTAGGAAGAAAGATGTTGGGGTGGATGAAAAGTTGGTGTTTTTTGAGGGAAAAGAGAAGGGCGAGGGTGAGAGTGGAAGTAGAGAACTGAAGGAGAAGAAGGTTGAGGAGTTCTTCAAGGATTTGAAGAAGGTTCCTGGTAGTAACAAGGATGTTCAAGTTGGAGAGCCTTTTCTTTCGTCAAGGAGGACTGGTCTTCCTCCCGTGTGGGATAGTCCGCATGGCACTGTGGTTTTGGTCAACAAACCGAAAGGTCAACTTAACATTACAcattatattcattcatttcttTGCTTCACTATGAAACTGGAGTTAATTGTGCGCTATGAAATGCTTGTTGTAAAATGCATGCAAGTTTTATTCTGGGCAGAGGAGAAACTATTACATGGTTTTGGACTCAGTGAAGaagaaattattatatatctaAAACTACCATAGTCATTACAAATCTAATCTGTCGAAGACATAACATGTAATAAGTGTGGACCTATGTCGTTTAGAGATTGGTGAGGACTATGGATACGTGGTTCAATCAGAccatataataattattcagGGCGGGGGGAGTATGGTTGATGCTCACGAATGAAAACATAGTGCAGTAGTGCTAATGAATCATGTAGTCTAAGATTCATTATTTTTGTGGTGTCATATTTATGGATCTTGCAGGGttagttttatttaagtttctgtttatttggttatatatatatatatatatatatatatatatatatatatatatatatatatatatatatatatatatatatatatatattatatacagttttgttttttctcaaatttccatttataaaaaactttgtaactttgaaatttattaaagaatagatatatttttgCCTGGCAATGAAAATTGAACTGCCATGTAACTCTTTTGCAGGTTGGACTTCATTCACGGTTTGTGGAAAGCTGCGTCGCCTTGTCAAAGTGAAAAAGGTTCTTTCCGCCGCATGTCTTTACTTTAGTTTGCTTCTCTGTGATGACTAATATATCTGATTTACAGGTAGGTCATGCTGGGACCCTTGACCCAATGGCTACTGGTTTATTGATTGTGTGTGTTGGCAAAGCAACGAAACTGGTAGACAggtgattgaaaattttaaagtttcCTGTTTAAGTACTTAGTAGCGTTGCCTGTTTCActatcttataatttttattttggttgaaaTGTTTTATCCGAGTAACTTTTCTGGACACTTGAACTTCTCTGTTTCAGATATCAAGGAATGATTAAGGGTTATAGTGGGGTTTTCCGCTTGGGGGAGGCTACTTCAACATGGGATGCTGACTCACCAGTgagtttaatttagttttctcATCATTATGAACCAGAAAAAAAGTGTACTTTTGCCATCAATGGAACAACATAAATTCATGTATAATAACCTTTTCAGCAAAAAAGTGAATAACCTTTTTGTGAATTGAAGTTTAGAACATTTTGTCTATATTGCTTTGGCTGCAATAAGAATCAGTCGATCTTGAAACTTCAGCTAATCATCCAACCCCAAAGAACGTCTCAATTTAGTAGGTTGATCCATCAGGAgagagataaataaataatgactTCTATTTTTAAAGTGCTGCTTAGCATGGAAACCTTGAATCTTTTACAAAGAACACAACTACTAGCCTGCCCTCAACTTGTGCTGAAAGCCCGTATGTGCATTGTTAAAATTGAGATACCTGTTAGCATGGATTCAAATTCGGCAACCATTAAGCAGTTTGTTATGCAAAATAATAACTATTTGATCGATGTATGtctatatttatgtttaaaatctCACTTTGAACGAAGCATGTCTGAATATTGTATTTGCTGCTTGAAACTTGAACAATGTTCAAGCGTGGAGTGTTGAACGCATGTCATTTGATGTGACTCATTAGTCCCGATGATGGAGAATTAAAACTTGTATTTAATATGACAGTACATTTTGTTTAACTTTAAACCATTTGCAATATCTTCACTGATAATCCAACTTAATTTGTAGGTCATTCAACGTGAGCCATGGGAGCATATCAAAGATGAGGATATAAAGAGGAATGCTTTGTCCTTTTGTGGGGAGATCTGGCAAGTTCCTCCTATGTTCTCAGCCATTAAAGTAAGAACTTTTGCCATTCTTGAATTGTGCTTTGGGCATGGTGTTGAAGTATTTTTTTGCCTTATACGTCATTAGAATATTTGAGGTGTTAAATTTGTCTCTGATGTGTAATTGTTAATTGAGTctacttaatttaaataattttggtgTAAAAA includes these proteins:
- the LOC108318984 gene encoding uncharacterized protein LOC108318984, with protein sequence MSSTRFGFFFCHCQRLFPAPSSSSSFAFSRPRLLSTTPYPLQYELIINRPSYPRPPTVRPIDSPEPDDPASETRPQLDKAQRKYYNKRRKRMYGSDSDQEGAGRRDEGFVELKPEVVEFPTLHKREEELYFHDAFTYPWEKDKHYKMVYQLEKKYFPDQSLDKAFLQAGQSNINSANVDVKADGRGEGRKKDVGVDEKLVFFEGKEKGEGESGSRELKEKKVEEFFKDLKKVPGSNKDVQVGEPFLSSRRTGLPPVWDSPHGTVVLVNKPKGWTSFTVCGKLRRLVKVKKVGHAGTLDPMATGLLIVCVGKATKLVDRYQGMIKGYSGVFRLGEATSTWDADSPVIQREPWEHIKDEDIKRNALSFCGEIWQVPPMFSAIKVGGEKMYEKARRGESIELSPRRISIFQFDTERSLSDRQNLIFRVTCSKGTYIRSLCADFGKALDSCAHLTALRRDSIGQYSADDAWDFEELEEAITKSYL